The Salvia splendens isolate huo1 chromosome 20, SspV2, whole genome shotgun sequence nucleotide sequence ctgaaagTTATGGATTCCGTATCCAAGTCGGCAGTGGATTTGAACCGGAATGTGGAGaagaattcacgggccgcgtcAACTGGAACTTCGAAAGTGCAGTGCTTcagtaaccaatcaaaaccgattgcatctatataccccctgaactcatcgttagagctaatatgtttgagttccgccgggtggtacatCTTTCCAGACTTCGCaacctttccctcagcactcttCTCCTTGTATATGGCCGCACGTTTCGGATCGTCAAATTTTCTCATATCGTCCAGCAGTTCCTTTGTAATCCAAATttccgtcggctcaaagttcagtacatcTGCCTCTTGGTCCTCCTCTGAATCGCTGGACCTGGCAGGACTCTCGGGCTCTGcggcgtatggtaccttggtAGGTGGAGGAAGTGGGGAATCAGTAGATATCTCCCTCGCCTTctcggtcgaggaggaagcaatttgttttcctttccttttcttaGCCATCGCGCGGCGCCCCTCTTCTTCACTCTCCCTTCCACTCGGTCTGGGGGAGTCTCCCTGCTCACCACGTTGCGCTtcaaataggccccgagaagatggcacgtgtacagatgcctggacgggttggaggtgacctgatggcaggcttgggctaaccaataacccaaatgaactcgtactcctgtggccatgcaccacgtaaaatataggtcggcggtcgtcagggcgttgttggcagtgcccatcaagttgtagctgacaaaagtttgggcgaatcgcaggacccgattctctatatggtgtgcctttgaaaaacttgttttaaattgacccactcttgggtgagtcaagaactcccacgcacTTTGCGCTTTAAATCCTagcgtcaacttcggcggaccaaccattctttcgttccacaggccctcatcatcttctgtcctcgttagcaagcccatccgcaaggtccactcccggatactcatcctatgttcttcattaaaaagcctgaaagTTATGGATTCCGTATCCAAGTCGGCAGTGGATTTGAACCGGAATGTGGAGaagaattcacgggccgcgtcAACTGGAACTTCGAAGTGCAGTGCTTcagtaaccaatcaaaaccgattgcatctatataccccctgaactcatcgttagagctaatatgtttgagttccgccgggtggtacatCTTTCCAGACTTCGCaacctttccctcagcactcttCTCCTTGTATATGGCCGCACGTTTCGGATCGTCAAATTTTCTCATATCGTCCAGCAGTTCCTTTGTAATCCAAATttccgtcggctcaaagttcagtacatcTGCCTCTTGGTCCTCCTCTGAATCGCTGGACCTGGCAGGACTCTCGGGCTCTGcggcgtatggtaccttggtAGGTGGAGGAAGTGGGGAATCAGTAGATATCTCCCTCGCCTTctcggtcgaggaggaagcaatttgttttcctttccttttcttaGCCATCGCGCGGCGCCCCTCTTCTTCACTCTCCCTTCCACTCGGTCTGGGGGAGTCTCCCTGCTcagacacggctgtcgctaggtccagcgtTTCCTTATCCTTTTGTTGTGCGGATTCGtcaatgtcatcaagaatactTCGACGTGTCCCTCTCCTTGTTCCCCTTAGATTTagctgcgaatcggcctcctcagGGACCTCAGTTAGATCCACTATCATGTTGAGTCCTGCATCAACAGTTTCTTGAGCATcctcagaatcgagtgctccacCTTCCTCTGCTAataatggggttgcccccgcgatataaacaggggtttctaaccccttaagatttccttcaggttgggcATCAGTGCCCACAGACTTgtcgggagtccttcccgcaacaacatcttcctcagcaatttgggcttcatcgcccccaactacTTCTAGGGTTTCCCCTTCCACATCCTTCTCAGAAATTAGGGCGGCTTCGCCCACTTGAACATCGTCACcatcaacaacggcatccctctcaacagacgccttcagaacaggggtttccccctcaacaacactCTCCACTAAGTCCCCAGCAGAAATATCGGGGTTCACTCCCTCTGAAACACTATTACCTCCATCCtttaaaacaggggtttccctcGTAGAATCAGAATCTAACCTGGGTTCGCTTACGGCCAATAATtcagtcccgcggccagatctgtctctacttcgcgaatctcCGCAAGGGTTGGTACTGGAACAGCGGGGTACTGCATCGTCCTCCGGCTTGGTGGTGATGACTGGGACTGTGTCCTGTgcagaggtggtttcttctggaattatggtagcagcctccggtACGAGCTCGGGTACAGCAGTGGGTGGTGTCTCGACAGcctccggttgtgtcacggtggttgtGGGACCGGCTGGCATGGTTTGTCCCATTGCGAACATCGCGAACGCCTGCATCGCTTTGCCGGCCCCTCCaaacttctgaaatagttcattcatgaactccgccgcactcttctcggcggatccagagGCGCTGCTGGTTCCTTGTTTGTTATCCATGGGTATTCTGCAGAAATTTGTAAAGATCTTGGGCAAAATTttgcagattagggttagagagagagagagaaatttggggttttgatttgagagagaata carries:
- the LOC121781502 gene encoding nucleolar protein dao-5-like, translated to MQAFAMFAMGQTMPAGPTTTVTQPEAVETPPTAVPELVPEAATIIPEETTSAQDTVPVITTKPEDDAVPRCSSTNPCGDSRSRDRSGRGTELLAVSEPRLDSDSTRETPVLKDGEEGGALDSEDAQETVDAGLNMIVDLTEVPEEADSQLNLRGTRRGTRRSILDDIDESAQQKDKETLDLATAVSEQGDSPRPSGRESEEEGRRAMAKKRKGKQIASSSTEKAREISTDSPLPPPTKVPYAAEPESPARSSDSEEDQEADVLNFEPTEIWITKELLDDMRKFDDPKRAAIYKEKSAEGKGDSPRPSGRESEEEGRRAMAKKRKGKQIASSSTEKAREISTDSPLPPPTKVPYAAEPESPARSSDSEEDQEADVLNFEPTEIWITKELLDDMRKFDDPKRAAIYKEKSAEGKVAKSGKI